A stretch of the Musa acuminata AAA Group cultivar baxijiao chromosome BXJ2-7, Cavendish_Baxijiao_AAA, whole genome shotgun sequence genome encodes the following:
- the LOC135617620 gene encoding uncharacterized protein LOC135617620, producing the protein MKEGEEQQGGPQSPPSSVGVDGAAVDSAMPSSDLKESRKLPGTVNWGTATIVGVFAGLLYGGSKEASASVSKDAEVMLKLGSTPDKREQYRIMRDAMEKRFIRVARGSIVGGVRLGMFTAAFYGLQNLLAEKRGVHDVYNVAGAGSATAAMFGLIMPGSLTWRARNVLLGSVLGAGICFPLGWVHLKLMEKANEERLNSKPSDLDEEEETNRSRVGAAIERLEGNLRR; encoded by the exons CGCCGCCCAGCAGTGTTGGTGTCGATGGCGCCGCTGTCGACTCAGCGATGCCATCATCCGATCTCAAA GAAAGTCGAAAACTGCCTGGAACAGTTAATTGGGGTACAGCAACTATTGTTGGAGTATTTGCAGGACTGCTATATGGTGGAAGCAAAGAGGCTTCTGCATCTGTG AGCAAGGATGCAGAAGTTATGTTGAAGCTTGGGAGTACTCCAGACAAGCGTGAACAGTACAGAATAATGAGAGATGCAATGGAGAAAAGATTCATCCGCGTAGCTCGTGGTTCAATTGTTGGTGGTGTTCGCCTTGGCATGTTCACTGCAGCATTTTATGGCTTGCAAAATCTCCTGGCTGAAAAGCGTGGTGTGCATGATGTGTATAATGTGGCTGGTGCTGGTTCTGCAACTGCTGCAATGTTTGGTCTTATAA TGCCAGGTTCCTTGACGTGGCGTGCTAGGAATGTGTTGCTTGGTTCAGTCCTGGGAGCTGGAATTTGTTTCCCTTTAG GTTGGGTACATCTGAAGCTGATGGAGAAGGCAAATGAAGAGAGATTAAATTCTAAACCTTCTGATCtggatgaggaggaagagacCAATAGAAGCCGTGTTGGTGCTGCCATAGAGAGGCTTGAGGGGAACCTACGCCGGTAG
- the LOC135616401 gene encoding uncharacterized protein LOC135616401, with amino-acid sequence MEVDANIDPFDDPSAGSDRRQYCCCFPFSSPWERIQAPAPAEGGDERRRWWSGAGLRALMMKGREWSELVAGPRWKTFLRRFGRNPNRGRAAGGLARFQYDPLSYALNFDEGQGGDSPEGGYDDHRDFSARFAAPAPPPPAASGR; translated from the coding sequence ATGGAGGTGGACGCCAACATCGACCCGTTCGATGATCCGTCGGCCGGGTCCGATCGCCGGCAGTACTGCTGCTGCTTCCCCTTCTCGAGCCCCTGGGAGCGGATCCAGGCGCCGGCGCCCGCCGAGGGAGGGGACGAGCGTCGCCGGTGGTGGAGCGGCGCGGGGTTGAGGGCGCTGATGATGAAGGGGAGGGAGTGGTCGGAGCTGGTGGCCGGGCCGAGGTGGAAGACCTTCCTCCGGCGGTTCGGGCGGAACCCTAACAGGGGGAGGGCGGCGGGGGGGCTGGCGAGGTTCCAGTACGACCCGTTGAGCTACGCCCTCAACTTCGACGAGGGCCAGGGCGGCGACAGCCCCGAGGGGGGATACGACGACCACCGCGACTTCTCTGCCCGCTTCGCTGCCCCGGCCCCGCCGCCGCCAGCCGCCAGCGGGCGCTGA